One genomic region from Nocardia vinacea encodes:
- a CDS encoding integrase core domain-containing protein, translating into MHVDAEGPTFISTTARLQQDSRLYITTSLSPSGHTNPYSEALFKTLKYGPEFPDCFGSLTEARQFMDCFAGWYNHDHRHTGLGLHTPADVHYGLAAGKAADRRGVLDAARAKHPHRFATTTAPKILDLPDSVWINRPATQETDTQAA; encoded by the coding sequence CTGCATGTCGATGCCGAAGGACCTACCTTCATCTCCACAACAGCACGGTTACAACAAGATTCGCGGCTCTACATCACGACCTCCCTGTCACCTTCAGGACACACCAACCCGTACTCCGAAGCGCTGTTCAAGACCTTGAAATACGGGCCGGAGTTCCCTGACTGCTTCGGATCCCTCACCGAGGCAAGACAATTCATGGATTGCTTCGCCGGGTGGTACAACCACGACCACCGCCACACCGGCCTCGGCTTACACACTCCCGCCGACGTCCACTACGGCCTCGCAGCGGGCAAAGCCGCCGACCGCCGCGGCGTACTCGATGCCGCCCGCGCCAAGCACCCACACCGCTTCGCCACCACCACTGCACCGAAGATCCTCGACCTACCCGACAGCGTCTGGATCAACCGACCCGCCACCCAGGAAACCGATACGCAAGCGGCATAA
- a CDS encoding TIR domain-containing protein has product MTRLFLSHSSQNNLQAVALLRWLVDQQPGLAGDIFLDLDEKSGIGQGVRWRDALRRAMTRCEAVICLTSRDWHASTECVAEYLTAVTLGKRIFCARLEQTTDIDPTREWQRCDLFGDGPATEIQVDGQLEPVRLQTEGLRRLLDGLGSAGLGAEHFRWPPENEPDRSPYRGWRPFDAVDAAVYFGRDVQILAGLDHLRRMRSTGSESMFVVLGPSGTGKSSFLRAGLLPRLAREYRHFLVLDILRPERQALTGVRGLAAVIYTTRTRLGLTTPTLGDIKSALPDDIDRVREWLVQMQHAVRDRWLDNHIDTPAPTLLLPIDQAEELFVTDAGVQGQQFLTLLGQLLVEPEDAGAQQVSMKVVVTIRTDRYQYLQNAVQLKTVPRYLFDALEPLPRTQFKEVITGPASRSDNRAALTIEPELVDRLLADGDHGADTLPLLALTLSRLYDDYAGSGTLTLEQYTAMGGIDGVVHTEIESLLTTDPQRRQNQLEVLRSAFIPALATINPDSDQPMRRIARWNELPENAHELIDGFVDKRMLVKDCRNGEVVVEVALESLLRQWDSLARWLRDQADDLKAADRLEHAVQGWDRNGRDEAWLLEGTRLSEAETLSAKPEYQRRLEPAHEFLLASRCRQQDRLTALRRRAQALAALLVVAIVVAVLAGIGFWQANTASDRAEARTREAVAQRLITEAKAMLDPSRSGGDIQAFQQILAAHALAPSPQTASAIVGALYARRQTTTIIDTGTSAPMATFSPDGRRIVSGSGDGTLRLWDAASGQPVGEPLTGHTSEVGGVAFSPDGRRIVSGSDDGTLRLWDTGSGQPIGQPLTGHTGGVWSVAVSPDGRRIVSGGADKTLRLWDTQSGQPIGEPLTGHTSDVWSVAFSPDGKRIVSGGGDKTLRLWDTESGQPVGEPLTGHTDAVWSVTFSPDGKRIVSGSLDGTLRLWDTESGQPVGQPLTGHTGGVWSVAFSPDGRRIVSGGGDGTLRLWDTESGQPVGQPLTGHTRAVWSVAFSPDGKRIVSGSLDDTLRLWDAASGQPLTGHNGAVWSVAFSPDGKRIVSGGGDKTLRLWDTEAGQPIGQPLTGHTGGVWSVAFSPDGKQIVSGSLDGTLRLWDTGSGQPIGQPLTGHTGGVWSVAFSADGKRIVSGSLDGTLRLWDTGSGQPIGQPLTGHTSGVRSVAFSPDGRRIVSGSFDNTLRLWDAESGQPIGQPLTGHTGGVWSVAFSPDGKQIVSGSDDDTLRLWDTQSGQPIGEPLTSHTDALWSVAFSPDGKRIVSGSLDDTLRLWDAESRQPITDPLTGHTGDVWSVVFSPDGKRIASSSIDSTLRIWPVYDAAPEKLCAKLISNMSHQNWRDWIRIPNQSYIRLCPGLPIRPD; this is encoded by the coding sequence ATGACGCGGCTGTTCCTGAGTCATTCGAGTCAGAACAACCTGCAGGCAGTTGCGTTGCTGCGCTGGCTGGTCGACCAACAGCCCGGGTTGGCGGGTGACATCTTCCTGGATCTGGATGAGAAGTCCGGGATTGGACAGGGTGTGCGTTGGCGCGATGCGTTACGTCGGGCGATGACACGCTGTGAAGCCGTGATCTGCTTGACGTCGCGGGATTGGCATGCCTCGACCGAGTGCGTTGCCGAGTACCTGACCGCGGTGACCCTGGGCAAGCGGATCTTCTGCGCCCGACTGGAACAGACGACCGACATTGATCCGACACGCGAGTGGCAGCGATGCGACCTGTTCGGTGACGGTCCGGCCACCGAAATCCAGGTCGATGGTCAGCTCGAGCCGGTGCGGTTGCAGACTGAAGGTTTGCGCCGGTTACTGGATGGGCTGGGGAGCGCCGGGCTCGGTGCCGAGCACTTTCGGTGGCCTCCGGAGAATGAGCCGGACCGGTCGCCGTACCGGGGCTGGCGGCCCTTCGATGCCGTGGATGCCGCGGTGTATTTCGGTCGTGACGTGCAGATCCTGGCAGGTCTTGACCACTTGCGGCGGATGCGGTCGACTGGTTCCGAGTCGATGTTCGTGGTGCTGGGCCCGTCGGGGACGGGCAAGTCGTCGTTCCTGCGGGCGGGATTGTTGCCGCGGCTGGCTCGGGAGTATCGGCATTTTCTCGTGCTGGACATTCTGCGGCCGGAACGTCAGGCGCTCACCGGAGTTCGGGGCCTGGCCGCCGTCATCTACACCACTCGAACTCGGCTCGGGTTGACCACTCCCACACTCGGGGACATCAAATCCGCGCTGCCCGACGACATCGACCGGGTACGCGAGTGGCTGGTCCAAATGCAGCACGCCGTGCGGGATCGTTGGCTCGACAACCACATCGACACACCCGCACCGACCCTGTTGCTGCCGATCGATCAGGCCGAAGAGTTGTTCGTCACCGATGCTGGCGTGCAGGGGCAGCAGTTCCTGACGCTGCTGGGCCAGTTGCTCGTCGAACCGGAAGACGCAGGGGCACAACAAGTGTCAATGAAGGTAGTGGTCACCATCCGAACCGATCGCTACCAGTACCTGCAGAATGCCGTGCAGCTGAAAACGGTGCCACGATACTTGTTCGACGCGCTCGAACCGCTGCCGCGAACCCAGTTCAAAGAAGTCATCACCGGCCCGGCCTCCCGTTCCGACAACCGCGCGGCATTGACCATCGAACCGGAGTTGGTGGATCGTCTCCTGGCCGACGGAGATCACGGAGCAGACACCCTGCCGCTGCTGGCATTGACTCTGTCGCGGCTCTACGACGACTACGCCGGAAGTGGGACCCTCACCCTCGAGCAGTACACCGCGATGGGCGGCATCGACGGCGTGGTGCACACCGAGATCGAATCGCTGCTGACCACCGACCCGCAGAGGCGGCAGAACCAGCTGGAGGTGTTGCGGTCGGCATTCATACCCGCATTGGCGACCATAAACCCCGACAGCGACCAGCCGATGCGTCGCATCGCCCGCTGGAACGAACTCCCCGAGAACGCCCACGAGCTGATCGACGGGTTCGTGGACAAACGGATGCTGGTCAAAGACTGCCGCAATGGCGAAGTGGTCGTCGAGGTAGCGTTGGAAAGCTTACTGCGACAGTGGGATTCACTGGCCAGGTGGTTGCGCGATCAAGCCGACGACCTCAAAGCCGCCGACCGACTCGAGCATGCCGTCCAAGGATGGGATCGCAATGGCCGCGACGAGGCGTGGTTGTTGGAAGGAACCAGGCTCTCCGAAGCTGAAACCCTCTCAGCGAAACCGGAATATCAGCGACGTCTCGAACCCGCCCATGAATTCCTGCTCGCTTCCCGCTGCCGCCAACAGGACCGCCTCACGGCGTTGCGTCGGCGGGCTCAGGCGCTGGCCGCACTGCTGGTCGTCGCTATCGTGGTCGCGGTGTTGGCCGGGATCGGGTTCTGGCAGGCGAATACTGCCAGCGACCGGGCCGAGGCCCGCACCCGTGAGGCGGTCGCGCAACGCTTGATCACCGAAGCCAAGGCCATGCTCGATCCGAGCCGATCCGGCGGCGATATTCAAGCCTTCCAACAGATTCTCGCGGCACACGCTCTCGCCCCGAGCCCACAGACCGCCAGCGCGATCGTCGGTGCCCTGTATGCGCGACGGCAGACAACCACAATCATCGACACAGGCACGAGCGCTCCGATGGCGACGTTCAGTCCGGATGGGAGGCGGATCGTCTCCGGTAGCGGCGATGGGACGTTGCGGTTGTGGGATGCGGCGTCCGGACAACCGGTCGGGGAGCCGCTGACCGGTCACACCAGCGAGGTGGGGGGCGTGGCATTTAGTCCGGACGGAAGGCGGATCGTCTCCGGCAGTGACGATGGGACGTTGCGATTGTGGGATACCGGATCCGGACAACCGATCGGGCAGCCGCTGACCGGACACACCGGTGGAGTGTGGAGTGTGGCGGTCAGCCCGGACGGGAGGCGGATCGTCTCCGGCGGCGCCGATAAAACGTTGCGATTGTGGGATACCCAGTCCGGACAACCGATCGGAGAGCCGCTGACCGGCCACACCAGCGATGTGTGGAGTGTGGCGTTCAGCCCGGACGGCAAGCGAATCGTCTCCGGCGGCGGCGATAAAACGTTGCGGCTGTGGGATACCGAGTCCGGACAACCGGTCGGAGAGCCGCTGACCGGCCACACCGACGCTGTGTGGAGTGTGACGTTCAGCCCGGACGGCAAGCGGATCGTCTCCGGCAGCCTCGATGGGACGTTGCGGCTGTGGGATACCGAGTCCGGACAACCGGTCGGTCAGCCGCTGACCGGCCATACCGGTGGAGTGTGGAGTGTGGCGTTCAGCCCGGATGGGAGGCGGATCGTCTCCGGCGGCGGCGATGGGACGTTGCGGCTGTGGGATACCGAGTCCGGACAACCGGTCGGTCAGCCGCTGACCGGCCACACCCGCGCTGTGTGGAGTGTGGCGTTCAGCCCGGACGGCAAGCGGATCGTCTCCGGCAGCCTCGATGACACGTTGCGGCTGTGGGATGCTGCGTCTGGGCAGCCGCTGACCGGCCACAATGGCGCTGTGTGGAGTGTGGCGTTCAGCCCGGACGGCAAGCGGATCGTCTCCGGCGGCGGCGATAAAACGTTGCGGCTGTGGGATACCGAGGCTGGACAACCGATCGGGCAGCCGCTAACCGGCCATACCGGTGGAGTGTGGAGTGTGGCGTTCAGCCCGGACGGCAAGCAGATCGTCTCCGGCAGCCTCGATGGGACGTTGCGGCTGTGGGATACCGGATCCGGACAACCGATCGGGCAGCCGCTGACCGGCCACACCGGCGGCGTGTGGAGTGTGGCGTTCAGCGCGGACGGCAAGCGGATCGTCTCCGGCAGCCTCGATGGGACGTTGCGGCTGTGGGATACCGGATCCGGACAACCGATCGGGCAGCCGCTAACCGGCCACACCAGTGGCGTTCGGAGTGTGGCGTTCAGCCCGGACGGGAGGCGGATCGTCTCGGGCAGCTTCGATAACACGTTGCGGCTGTGGGATGCCGAGTCCGGACAACCGATCGGGCAGCCGCTAACCGGCCATACCGGTGGAGTGTGGAGTGTGGCGTTCAGCCCGGACGGTAAGCAGATCGTCTCCGGCAGTGACGATGACACGTTGCGGCTGTGGGATACCCAGTCCGGACAACCGATCGGAGAGCCGCTGACCAGCCACACCGATGCTCTGTGGAGTGTGGCGTTCAGCCCGGACGGTAAGCGGATCGTCTCCGGCAGCCTCGATGACACGTTGCGGCTGTGGGATGCCGAGTCCAGGCAACCGATCACAGATCCATTAACCGGCCACACCGGCGACGTATGGAGTGTGGTGTTCAGTCCGGACGGTAAGCGGATCGCCTCCAGCAGCATTGACAGTACGCTCCGAATCTGGCCCGTCTACGACGCTGCCCCTGAGAAACTCTGCGCCAAACTCATATCCAATATGAGCCACCAGAATTGGCGTGACTGGATCCGCATACCGAACCAGTCCTACATCCGACTCTGCCCCGGATTGCCGATCCGCCCCGACTGA
- a CDS encoding NF041680 family putative transposase → MNSVHDTGCDGVLGDLSVFRQELYRCATRRADAVFELVDAVLCADGPVRSLPELSLVGEHRRGHGSVYAALDRGRIEIARLRRALTAVPLPRAADGRLVLAVDITCWLRPEAHTCPQRMLCHTYGRAKDSHLMIPGWPYSVVCALETGRSSWTAPLDAVRLAPGDDAATITAAQLRTVIGNLIDAGHHRPGDPDIWIVTDSGYDAPRLAFLLADLPVAVLGRMRSDRVLRRAAPPRQPGTNGRPPRHGGEFVFADPATWGEPDTATATETRLYGPATARSWNRLHPRLTHRSSWVAQTGTLPVIEGTVIRLDVARLPSGAIPKPVWLWHSIVDLDADMVDVLWQAFLRRFDIEHTFRMLKQTLGWTSPKLRDPAAADRWTWLLLAAYTQLRLARSLAADLRRPWEKPAAPQRLTPARIRRGFRHLRANIACPASAPKPSRPGPGRPPGHRNQHPAPRYDVHIKTPSNQQASKPAGPRPRRRA, encoded by the coding sequence ATGAACAGTGTGCACGACACCGGTTGCGACGGTGTGTTGGGGGACCTGTCGGTGTTCCGGCAGGAGTTGTATCGGTGCGCGACCCGGCGGGCGGATGCGGTGTTCGAGCTGGTGGACGCGGTGTTGTGTGCGGATGGTCCGGTGCGGTCGTTGCCGGAGTTGTCGCTGGTCGGCGAGCATCGCCGCGGCCATGGCAGCGTGTATGCCGCGCTGGATCGGGGACGGATCGAGATCGCTCGGCTGCGGCGGGCGCTGACAGCGGTGCCGCTGCCGCGGGCCGCTGACGGCCGGCTGGTGCTGGCGGTGGACATCACCTGCTGGCTGCGTCCGGAGGCGCATACCTGTCCGCAGCGGATGCTGTGTCACACCTACGGCCGCGCCAAGGACTCCCATCTGATGATCCCGGGATGGCCGTATTCGGTGGTCTGCGCGCTCGAGACCGGTCGCAGCTCGTGGACCGCGCCGCTGGATGCGGTGCGGCTGGCCCCCGGCGACGACGCGGCCACCATCACAGCGGCCCAGTTGCGCACTGTGATCGGCAATCTGATCGACGCCGGGCACCACCGGCCCGGCGACCCGGACATCTGGATCGTCACCGACTCCGGCTACGACGCACCCCGGCTGGCGTTCCTGCTGGCCGACCTGCCGGTAGCGGTGCTGGGACGGATGCGCTCGGACCGGGTGCTGCGCCGCGCCGCACCACCCCGGCAGCCGGGCACCAACGGCCGCCCGCCGCGGCACGGCGGCGAGTTCGTCTTCGCCGATCCGGCCACCTGGGGTGAGCCCGACACCGCTACCGCGACTGAGACCCGCCTCTACGGCCCGGCCACCGCCAGATCATGGAATAGGTTGCACCCCAGGCTTACTCACCGCTCGTCCTGGGTCGCCCAGACCGGAACGCTGCCCGTCATCGAGGGCACTGTGATCCGGCTCGACGTCGCGCGATTGCCTTCCGGGGCGATCCCGAAACCGGTGTGGCTGTGGCACTCGATCGTCGATCTCGACGCGGACATGGTCGATGTGTTGTGGCAGGCGTTCCTGCGTCGCTTCGATATCGAGCACACCTTCCGCATGCTCAAACAGACCCTCGGCTGGACCAGCCCCAAGCTACGCGACCCAGCCGCGGCCGACCGGTGGACCTGGCTGCTGCTGGCCGCCTACACCCAGCTCCGCCTGGCCCGCAGCCTCGCCGCCGACCTGAGACGGCCGTGGGAGAAACCCGCTGCCCCGCAACGGCTTACACCAGCCCGCATCCGACGAGGGTTTCGGCACCTACGCGCAAACATCGCCTGTCCCGCCAGTGCACCGAAACCCTCACGACCCGGCCCCGGACGACCACCCGGCCACCGCAACCAGCACCCGGCACCCCGCTACGACGTGCACATCAAGACCCCCAGCAACCAGCAAGCATCGAAACCCGCAGGGCCGCGACCACGCCGCAGAGCATAA
- a CDS encoding protein phosphatase 2C domain-containing protein: MNPWSAPGKSAGQGQAPQTVADESDMPRPWRPIVVDVPGPEFEARPPGLAASHPPDTECDGWSTADLTLRFASVRGANHRYYRRPRQDSARAAVHEPTGTIVFAVADGLSSAGHSERGAVEVCEVAVHAMLDLLADAAGPVDFQKVAYSCADRLYELAQWQLDVSDPTAAEVANLYGTTLVAGTVRPDPEGPVVDVFRIGDSGAWILDHADISYHPLYRSKTGADIDVVSNEVTPLPHVHDPLDQLATARLSPTQMLLVGTDGFGDPLGDGDGLVGALFGRHLLTPPSATWLAHVLDFSRETFDDDRTLLAVWPRARSQR; this comes from the coding sequence GTGAATCCTTGGAGCGCCCCTGGCAAGTCCGCTGGTCAGGGGCAGGCTCCACAGACTGTCGCCGACGAATCAGATATGCCGCGGCCGTGGCGGCCGATCGTGGTGGACGTGCCCGGCCCGGAGTTCGAGGCCCGTCCGCCTGGGTTGGCCGCTTCTCATCCGCCCGACACCGAATGTGATGGCTGGTCGACCGCGGATCTGACGCTGCGGTTCGCCTCAGTGCGTGGCGCCAACCACCGCTACTACCGGCGTCCACGTCAGGATTCGGCGCGTGCCGCCGTGCACGAACCGACCGGCACGATCGTCTTCGCGGTCGCCGATGGCCTCTCAAGCGCAGGTCATTCCGAGCGCGGCGCGGTGGAAGTGTGCGAAGTCGCCGTCCACGCCATGCTGGACCTCTTGGCCGACGCCGCCGGGCCAGTCGATTTCCAGAAGGTCGCCTACAGCTGCGCCGATCGGCTCTACGAGCTGGCGCAGTGGCAGTTGGACGTGAGCGACCCGACTGCGGCCGAGGTCGCGAACTTGTATGGCACCACACTTGTCGCCGGTACCGTGCGGCCCGATCCGGAGGGGCCTGTCGTGGACGTGTTCCGGATCGGCGACTCCGGTGCATGGATCCTCGACCACGCAGATATCAGCTACCATCCCCTTTACCGATCCAAGACGGGTGCGGACATCGACGTGGTCTCCAACGAGGTGACCCCTCTGCCACATGTGCACGATCCGCTGGACCAACTCGCCACCGCCCGCCTGTCGCCGACGCAGATGCTGCTGGTCGGCACCGACGGCTTCGGTGATCCACTCGGCGACGGTGACGGTCTGGTGGGCGCGCTGTTCGGCCGCCATCTGCTGACGCCGCCGTCTGCGACGTGGCTCGCTCACGTACTGGACTTCTCCCGCGAAACCTTCGACGACGACCGGACCCTGCTCGCGGTCTGGCCCCGCGCCCGGAGCCAACGGTGA
- a CDS encoding transposase has protein sequence MPPAPGARCAQCTTAAGGRTITVGAHEKYLATARTRQLNPAWKAAYRATRPKVERKIGHLMRRRHGGRRARLRGQAKISADFGLLAAAHNLARLAVLGIGYSTSGWTTAAA, from the coding sequence GTGCCGCCTGCACCGGGTGCCCGCTGCGCGCAGTGCACAACGGCGGCCGGCGGGCGCACGATTACCGTCGGAGCCCACGAAAAATACCTGGCCACCGCCCGCACCCGGCAGCTGAACCCGGCCTGGAAGGCCGCCTACCGCGCGACCCGCCCCAAGGTGGAACGCAAAATCGGGCACCTGATGCGCCGCCGCCACGGCGGACGCCGCGCTCGTCTGCGTGGACAAGCCAAGATCAGTGCCGACTTCGGGCTGCTCGCCGCCGCGCACAACCTCGCCCGCCTCGCCGTCCTCGGGATCGGCTACAGCACCAGCGGATGGACCACAGCCGCCGCCTGA
- a CDS encoding class I SAM-dependent DNA methyltransferase: MTNSSEDLRLWDAAAETYATTVSGIVDSFYRRIHEFLWSHLGPVADLDVLDLGCGHGWLAEQMRQAGARATGIDGSEALLTTARSHYPEIDFHQHDLTLGLPDPAHRYDRIVAHMVLMDVPVLDRLLTDVAAALRDGGVFVFSILHPAFFSCDIIDEGPGGQRYRKVAGYLEHETRWIESFGGHRHYHRPLSWYAEQLTAHGLVITGIHEPPSLPHNDIPVTEWTEYQKWFSTIPTMLAMSCSPSDRTTKLRRG, from the coding sequence GTGACGAACAGTTCTGAGGATCTACGTTTGTGGGATGCGGCCGCCGAGACTTATGCCACGACGGTGTCGGGTATTGTCGACAGCTTCTATCGGCGAATTCATGAGTTCTTGTGGTCGCACCTGGGTCCGGTCGCCGACCTCGATGTCTTGGACCTGGGGTGTGGGCACGGTTGGCTGGCCGAACAGATGCGACAGGCCGGAGCTCGCGCCACGGGCATCGACGGCAGCGAGGCTCTGTTGACCACTGCGCGATCGCACTACCCCGAAATCGACTTCCATCAACACGATCTCACGCTCGGCCTGCCCGACCCGGCCCACCGATACGACAGGATCGTCGCGCACATGGTTCTCATGGACGTGCCCGTTCTGGACCGCCTGCTCACCGATGTCGCGGCCGCGTTGCGCGACGGAGGCGTGTTCGTCTTCTCGATCCTGCATCCGGCCTTCTTCAGCTGCGACATCATCGACGAAGGACCCGGGGGACAGCGCTACCGCAAGGTCGCCGGTTACCTGGAGCACGAAACACGGTGGATCGAATCCTTCGGTGGGCACCGTCATTACCACCGCCCGCTGTCGTGGTACGCCGAGCAACTGACCGCCCACGGTCTGGTGATCACCGGAATCCACGAACCACCATCCCTGCCGCACAACGACATTCCGGTCACCGAGTGGACCGAATATCAGAAGTGGTTCAGCACCATCCCCACCATGCTCGCGATGTCGTGCAGCCCATCTGATCGAACGACGAAACTGCGGCGAGGCTGA
- a CDS encoding maleylpyruvate isomerase family mycothiol-dependent enzyme, whose product MSLPANRSRPWCWHRGTAYFSQRLAELTDAELDAPTALTGWTRRHLLAHVGYNAAALCRLLDWAASRVESPMYASPEQRGQEISEGATLGSAALRNLFAHTVARLDEKWRHLPESAWQTPVRTAQGRIVPAEETVWMRAREVWIHAVDLGNGGRFGDFPRVVLDSLLTDIVAMWRKKDLGTYLVLEVEGSAPVPVSPGAESAETVTGPLPAVVRWAAGRGAVGLTAGSDRQPPVWL is encoded by the coding sequence ATCTCGTTGCCCGCGAACCGAAGCCGACCCTGGTGCTGGCACCGCGGCACGGCGTACTTCTCCCAGCGCCTGGCCGAGCTCACCGACGCCGAGCTCGACGCCCCCACCGCGCTCACCGGCTGGACGCGTCGGCACCTGCTGGCCCACGTCGGCTACAACGCCGCCGCGCTGTGCCGACTGCTGGATTGGGCTGCCAGTAGGGTGGAGTCACCCATGTACGCCTCGCCGGAACAACGCGGGCAGGAGATCAGCGAAGGGGCCACCCTCGGTTCCGCAGCGCTGCGTAACCTGTTCGCCCACACTGTCGCCCGTCTCGACGAGAAGTGGCGGCACCTACCCGAGTCGGCTTGGCAGACGCCGGTACGCACGGCCCAAGGTCGCATTGTGCCCGCCGAGGAGACGGTGTGGATGCGCGCCCGCGAAGTCTGGATCCACGCGGTCGACCTGGGCAACGGCGGCCGCTTCGGCGACTTCCCCAGGGTGGTGCTCGACTCCCTGCTCACTGACATCGTGGCGATGTGGCGTAAGAAGGACCTCGGCACATACCTGGTCCTCGAAGTCGAGGGCAGCGCCCCGGTGCCCGTATCGCCCGGCGCCGAGTCAGCCGAAACGGTCACCGGCCCGCTGCCCGCCGTCGTTCGCTGGGCAGCCGGCCGCGGCGCAGTCGGACTCACAGCGGGCTCCGATCGTCAGCCCCCGGTCTGGCTCTGA
- the ltrA gene encoding group II intron reverse transcriptase/maturase, with translation MTETRPVGKPFDIPKTLVWNAYQKVKANKGAAGVDGQSLADFEQDEKNNLFKLWNRLSSGSYFPPPVRVVEIPKHGGVRTLGVPTVADRIAQTAVAMVLNPEAEKVFHQDSYGYRPGRSALDAVETCKQRCWRQPWVIDLDIQGFFDNVPHGPIVAAVEKHTDLSWVLLYVKRWLIAPMQQTDGTLLRREKGTPQGSAISPLLSNLFMHYAFDAWLDREYPSIRFERYCDDAVIHCASEKQAEFVRDAIGRRMGQFGLSLHPEKTRIVYCKQEGRELEFPVTEFTFLGFTFRRRPARLRDGRLKSGFLPAVSKQAKKSMAATIRGWRLGRWTALSFKEIGAMINPVVAGWINYYGRFYKSELMSFLGRQINPFLVKWAKRKYKRFRRATGRARRKLAEIASVYPGMFAHWKHGGLPTSSTAGAV, from the coding sequence ATGACCGAGACAAGACCAGTAGGCAAGCCGTTCGATATCCCGAAAACTCTGGTGTGGAACGCATATCAGAAGGTCAAGGCCAACAAGGGAGCGGCCGGTGTGGATGGGCAGTCGTTGGCGGATTTCGAGCAGGACGAGAAGAACAACCTGTTCAAACTCTGGAATCGGCTGTCGTCGGGAAGCTACTTCCCGCCGCCCGTTCGGGTGGTGGAGATCCCGAAACATGGCGGGGTTCGGACCCTCGGGGTCCCGACCGTCGCCGATCGGATAGCGCAGACGGCGGTGGCCATGGTGCTGAATCCTGAGGCGGAGAAGGTGTTTCATCAGGATTCGTATGGTTATCGGCCGGGCCGGTCGGCGCTGGATGCGGTGGAAACGTGTAAACAGCGGTGTTGGCGACAGCCTTGGGTCATCGACCTCGACATCCAGGGTTTCTTCGACAACGTTCCGCACGGTCCCATCGTCGCTGCCGTGGAGAAACACACTGATCTGTCGTGGGTTCTGCTGTATGTGAAACGGTGGCTCATCGCGCCGATGCAACAGACCGACGGGACGCTCCTGAGGCGAGAGAAGGGAACTCCGCAAGGGTCTGCGATTTCGCCGTTGTTGTCGAATCTGTTCATGCACTACGCTTTTGATGCCTGGTTGGATCGAGAGTACCCGTCGATCAGGTTCGAGCGGTACTGCGACGACGCCGTAATCCATTGCGCCAGTGAGAAGCAAGCGGAGTTCGTCCGCGACGCGATCGGGCGGAGGATGGGGCAGTTCGGTTTGAGTTTGCACCCGGAGAAAACCCGGATCGTGTATTGCAAGCAGGAGGGCCGGGAGCTGGAGTTCCCGGTGACCGAGTTTACCTTCTTGGGGTTCACTTTTCGGCGGCGTCCGGCTCGCCTGCGGGATGGGAGACTGAAGTCTGGTTTCCTGCCTGCGGTGAGTAAGCAGGCGAAGAAATCGATGGCCGCAACTATTCGGGGTTGGCGGTTGGGTCGTTGGACTGCGCTGAGTTTCAAGGAAATCGGTGCGATGATCAACCCGGTCGTAGCGGGGTGGATCAACTACTATGGGCGCTTCTACAAGTCTGAGTTGATGAGTTTCCTTGGGCGACAGATTAACCCGTTTCTGGTGAAATGGGCGAAGCGGAAATACAAGCGGTTTCGTCGTGCGACTGGGCGTGCTCGGAGGAAGTTGGCCGAGATTGCTTCGGTGTATCCGGGGATGTTTGCGCATTGGAAGCATGGCGGGTTGCCTACTAGTTCAACGGCGGGAGCCGTGTAA